Below is a genomic region from Caulobacter rhizosphaerae.
GCACCGCCGGCAGCAGGGCGCGCGGCACATCGAACAGGGCCAGCATCTCATCCGACCAGTCCTGGGCCTGGATGTCGAACAGCAGGGTGCGCGAGGCGTTGGTGGCGTCGGTGACGTGCGCCTCTTTTCCCGTCAGCCTCCAAATGACCCAACTGTCGATCGTGCCGCACAGCAGCTCGCCCGCCTCGGCCCGGCGGCGCGCGCCCGGGACCTTGTCGAGGATCCAGGCGATCTTGGTGCCCGAGAAATAGGGGTCCAGCAGCAGGCCGGTGGCGGCGGTGACCGCCGGCTCGTGGCCTTCGTCGCGCAGCCGGTCGCAGACCTCGGCGGTGCGCCGGTCCTGCCAGACGATGGCCGGATGGATCGGCCGGCCGGTGGCCTTGTCCCAGACCACCACGGTCTCGCGCTGGTTGGTGATCCCCAGGGCGACGATGTCGGCGCTGTCGCGGTCGCACTTTTCGACCGTGTCGCGCAGCACGCCCACGCAGGCGGCGTAGATCTCGTCGGCGTCGTGCTCGACCCAGCCGTCGCGCGGATAGCTCTGGCGCAGCGGTCGGCTAGCGTCGCACACCGGCTTGCCGTCGGCCTGGAACAGGATGGCCCGGGTGCTGGTGGTGCCCTGATCGAGCGCGAGGATCAGAGGTTGGCCCATGCGTCAGCGTCTCCCTGGCGATCTTTCTTCCGCGGCATCGCGACGCTTGTTGTCGTCCATGCGTGGATTCCCTTGTTTAAGCATGTTTTCATCTGACGCCGCCAAGGTCCCTCTTGGTTAAGCTCGGATTTCGAGGAGGCTGGTGAGCCCTTCCGCCCAGACCGCGCAGCTCCTGTCCCTGGCTCGCAGCCGCGAGCCGGCCGATCGCGAGCGCCTGCTCGTCGGCATCGTGGAGATGTGCGACGCCGGCCAGGCCGAGGGCCGCCCGACCGCGCCCGAGGTCCAGATCCTGCTCGACTCGATCTTCATGACGCTGGTGGTCGAGGCCGAGCGCGACATCCGCGCCCGGCTGGCCCAGAGCCTGGCCGACGCCGCCTGGGCCCCGCCGGCCCTGATCAACATCCTGGCCCTGGACGAGATCGAGATCGCCCGGCCGGTCATCGCCCGCAGCCCGATCCTGCAGGACCATGACCTGATCCGACTGCTGGTCCAGGCCACGCTGGAGCACCAGATCGAGATCGCCCGCCGCCCGCAGCTGTCGCCGGCGGTGGTTGAGGCGATCCTGGCCAAGGACGAGTCGGCCGTGCTGACCGCCCTGGCCTCCAACCCGACCGCCCAGATCTCGCCCGAAGGCCTGCGCCAGCTGGTCGACAAGGCCCGCGACGTGGTCGCCCTGCGCTCGCCCCTGGCCCGGCATCCCAATCTCTCCGGCGACCTGGCCGAGCAGCTTTACCTGTGGGTAGGCCGCGCCCTGCGCGACACTCTCACGGCGCGCTTCCAGCTGGACCCCGACCGGATGGCCAAGGCCGTCGAGGCCGCTCTGCGCGGCGCCCATTCCGGGGCCGAGGTCGTCGACAGCCGGCCGGGCGTCGAACAGGCCGAGGACCGCGAGGAGATGGAGGCGGCCCTGGTCGAGAAACTGGACGCCGCCGGCCAGCTGCGGCCCGGCTACCTGCTGCGGGTGCTGCGCGAACGCCGCCTGCCGCTGTTCCTGTTCGCCCTGGCCCGCCTGGGCCGCTTCGACGTGCGCCAGGTGCGGCGAGCGGTCGACAGCGACCGTCCCGAGCTGCTGGCCCTGGCCTGCTCGGCGGTGGGGATCGACCGCAGCGTCTTCCCGACCATCCTGGCCCATGTGCGCGAACTGAACGGCGGCCGTCCCGGCGGCGGCGCCGAAGCCGCCCGCAAGGCCAGCGGCGCCTTCGGCCCCTTCGCCCCCGACATCGCGGCCATGGCGTTCCGCCGGGCCGTCAGCGCGGCGTGAACCCAGGTTTGACAACCCCGCCCCGATCCAGCCTCTTGGCGGCATGTTCCAGCCCCTGCCCTTCGTGACTCGCCTGACCTTCAAGGCCAGTGACCGCCCCGAGGCGCAGGAGGCGCGCGAACGGCTGGCGGTGCGCTACGGTGACGCAGGCGAGGAGAACGCCCAGGTGATCGTGGCCCTGGGCGGCGATGGATTCATGCTGGAGACCCTGCATGACACCCTGCAACGCCAGACCCCGATCTATGGCATGAACCGTGGCTCGGTCGGCTTCCTGATGAACGAATACAGCGAGGACGACCTGCTGGAGCGGATCAACGTCGCGGAACGGGCCGTCATCCACCCGCTGGCCATGGTCGCCATCGACGCCAACCGCAAGCAGCACCGGGCCCTGGCCATCAACGAGGTGTCGCTGCTGCGCCAGACCCGGCAGACCGCCAAGCTGCGCATCAGCATCGACGGCAAGGTGCGGATGGGCGAGTTGGTCTGCGACGGCGCCCTGCTGGCCACCCCCGCCGGGTCGACGGCCTACAACCTGTCGGCCCACGGTCCGATCATTCCGATCGGCGCCCAGGTCCTGGCCCTCACCCCGATCAGCGCCTTCCGCCCTCGCCGCTGGCGTGGCGCGCTTTTGCCGCAGACCGCCAGGGTGACGTTCGAGGTGCTTGAGTGCGATAAAAGACCGGTAAGCGCCGTGGCCGACAATTTCGAGGTTCGCGACGTCGTCGAGGTTCACATCGCCGAGGACAGCAGCGCCAGCCTTTCCATGCTCTTCGACGCAGGTCGAAGCCTAGAAGAGCGGGTTCTGACGGAGCAGTTCTCGGCCTGACAACACGGAGCACTATTGGTCAGGGCGCCACCCGCCCATTGGTCTGATTAAAACGGGCGTCTCATCTAATGTTAACGCCTTGATCCTATATTCCAGACCGATGCCCAGGGAGAAGCGTCCGTGACCAACAAGTCCGCCGCGGAAGTGATTCAGGTGCCGAACATGCTCAAGCTCAAGGTTGGCGGACGAGGCGGGATCGACATGGCGGCGATCGCCAAGGCCGAGGCCGCCCTCAAGAGCCTGTCGGGCAACTTCGCCCAGTGGCTGGACGACGAGATCGTCAAGCTGGAGGCCGCCCGCCAGGAGGTTCGCGCCCAGGGCCTGACCCCCGAGACCGTCGAGACCCTCTACCTGCGCGCCCATGACCTGAAAGGCCTGGGAGCCACCTACGAATTCCCGCTGATCACCCGACTGGCCGGCTCGCTGTGCAAGCTGATCGACGATCCGGCGACGCGTCTCTCCGCCCCGATGTTCCTGGTCGACGCCCACATCGACGCCATCAAGGCCTGCGTGCGCGACGAGATCAAGGTCGACACCCACCCGGTGGGCAAGGTCCTGGCCGCAGAGCTGGAAGGCCGCGTGGCGGAATATCTGGCCGGCTGATCGGCCGCCCCCTGCATTGAAGATCTGAAAAGCCCTGGTCCGCGCCGGGGCTTTTTTCTTTGCGCCATAACTCGCGGCGGAGGGCCGCGTCCGGAGAGGCCCGCTACCCCGCGATCCCGTTCAGCCGCTTGGCGGCGCTGACGGTGTTGGCCAGCAGCATGGCGATGGTCATCGGCCCCACCCCGCCCGGAACGGGGGTGATGGCTCCGGCCACCCCCTTGGCCGCCTCGAAGTCGACATCCCCGACCAGGCGGGTCTTGCCGTCCTCCTTGGGGATGCGATTGATGCCGACGTCGATGACGGTCGCGCCCGGCTTGATCCAGTCACCCTTGACCATCTGCGGCCGGCCGACGGCGGCCACCAGGATGTCGGCCTCGCGGCAGACCGCGGCCAGGTCCTGGGTGCGCGAGTGGGCGATGGTCACGGTGCAGTCGGCGGCCAGCAGCAGCTGGGCCATCGGCTTGCCCATCAGGTTCGAACGCCCGACCACCACCGCGCGCTTGCCGCGCAAGTCGCCGACCACGTCCCTGAGCAGCACCATGCAGCCGGCCGGCGTGCAGGCGGTCAGGGCCGGCAGGCCGCTGGCCAGGCGGCCCGCGTTGGTCACGGTCAGGCCGTCGACGTCCTTGTCGGGCGAGATCGCCGCGACGATGGCCGCCTGGCTCATATGGTCCGGCACCGGGAACTGCACCAGCACGCCGTGGATGGCCGGATCGTCGTTCAGCCGCTCGACCAGCGACAGCAGCTCGGCCTGCGAGGTCTCGGCCGGCAGGCGGTGGGTCTCCGAATGCATGCCGGCGGCCAGGGTCTGCTCGCCCTTGCTGCGCACATAGACCTGGCTGGCGGGATCCTCGCCGACCAGCACCACCGCCAGACCCGGCGTCAGGTCGTGCTCGGCCTTCAGCCTGGCGACCTCGGCGGCGACCTGCTCGCGCAGTTGGGCGGCGAAGGCCTTGCCGTCGATGATTCTGGCTTGCGACATCGCCGTCTCCTGTTTGGCGTTGCCTAGCCCCTACCCTCGCGCCGCGCAATATCCGCCGCAACGCACAGGAAGTCGCTTGAGCTTCGCCCAATCATGCTAGAGCCGAGCGATGGTCTCCGCGCCTCCGACCCAACGCGCCGACGTCGTCCTGGTGGGCGGCGGTCTGGCCAACGGCCTGATCGCCCTGCGGCTGAAGAGCCTGCGGCCGCGGCTGCGCGTGATCCTGCTGGAACAGGGCCCGACCCTGGGCGGCGAGCACACCTGGTGCCACTTCGCCACCGACGTCGACGCGGTCGAGGCCGGCTGGCTGCGGCCGCTGATCGTCCATCGCTGGTCGGGCTACGAGGTTCGCTTTCCTGGCCACCAGCGACAGCTGCCGACCGACTACCTGGCCATCACCTCCGAGCGCCTGCACCAGGTGGTCGGCGCGGCCCTGGGCGCCGACGCCTGGCTGTCGGCCACCGTGGCGGACGTCAATCCGCACCAGGTGACCCTGGCCGACGGCCGGACCATCGCGGCCGGGGCGGTGATCGACGGGCGCGGCCCGCGCCGAAGCCCCAGCCTGGCCCTGGGCTACCAGAAGTTCGTCGGCCAAGGGGTGCGGCTGACCGCCCCCCACGGCCTGACCCGGCCGATCATCATGGACGCCACGGTCTCCCAGGAGGACGGCTACCGCTTCGTCTACGTCCTGCCGCTGGACGACATCCGCCTGCTGATCGAGGACACCCGCTACAGCGACGGCCCGGCCCTGGACCGGCCCGCCCTGCGCCGCGCCATCGCCGCCTATGCCGAAGCTCAAGGCTGGACCATCGCCGAGGTCGAGCGCGAGGAGGATGGGATCCTTCCCATCGCCCTGGGCGGGGACATCGAGGCCTACTGGCGCGAGGCTCCGCCCCAGCTCGCCGAGGTGGGCCTGCGCGCGGTCCTGTTCCAGCCGACCACCGGCTATTCCCTGCCCGACGCCGCCCGCCTGGCCGAGGCCGTGGCCGCCCTGCCGCGCGTCACCAGCGCCAGCGTCCGCGCCTGCGTCGAGGCCCGGTCCAAGACCGTCTGGCGGCAAAGGCGCTTCCTGCGGCTGTTGAACCGCATGCTGTTCCGGGCCTGTGCGCCGCAGGACCGCTACAAGGTGCTGGAGCGCTTCTACCGCCTGTCGCCCGGGCTTATCCAACGCTTCTACGCCGCGCGGCTGACCCGGTGGGACAAGGCGCGGATCCTAATCGGCAAGCCGCCCGTGCCGGTCTCGGCGGCCATCAAGTGCATCGACGAACGCTCGGTGTCCGGAGGACAAGACGCATGACGCAGACCAAGCCGAAGGCCGCCGTCATCGGCGCGGGGTTCGGGGGCCTGGCCCTGGCCGTCCGCCTGCAGTCCTCGGGCTTCGACGTCACCGTGTTCGAGGGCCGCGAGAAGCCGGGCGGCCGGGCCTATGTCTGGAACGACGAGGGCTTCACCTTCGACGCCGGCCCGACGGTGATCACCGATCCCGATTGTCTGAAAGAACTGTTCGCGCTAAGCGGCCGCAAGATCGAAGACTATGTCGAGCTGCTGCCGGTCGATCCCTTCTATCGCCTGGTCTGGGAGGACGGCGACGTCTTCGACTACGTCAACGACCAGGAGAAGCTGGACGCCCAGATCGCCGCCCGCAACCCGGCCGACGTCGAGGGCTACCGCCGCTTCCACGCCTATTCCGAGGAGCTGTACCAGAAGGGCTATGTCGAGCTGGGCGCCGTACCGTTCCTCGACTTCGGCGCCATGCTGGCCAACGCCCCGGCCCTGATGAAGCTGCAGGCCTGGCGCAGCGTCTATGACAAGGTCGCCGGCTTCGTGAAGGACGAGCACGTGCGCCAGGCGCTGTCGTTCCACAGCCTGCTGGTCGGCGGCAGCCCGTTCGCGACCTCGTCGATCTACGCCCTGATCCATGCGCTGGAGCGGCGCGGCGGCGTCTGGTTCCCGCGCGGCGGCACCCACGCCCTGATCCGGGCGCTGGTCAAATTGTTCCAGGACCTGGGCGGAACGATCCACCTGTCGGCGCCAATCCAGAAGATCACCACGAAGGCTGGCCGCGTCACCGGCGTGATCCGCGCCGACGGCCAGTTCGAGGCCTTCGACACGGTCGCCTCCAACGCCGACGTCATGCACACCTATCGCCATCTTCTGGCCGACGATCCCCGGGGTCAGAAGGTCGGCAAGGCGCTGGAGGCTAAGCGCTGGAGCCCGTCGCTGTTCGTGGTCTATTTCGGGCTGAAGACCACGCACCCTGAAATCCGTCACCACACCATCTGCTTCGGCAATCGCTATCGCGAGCTGATCGGCGAGATTTACGGTAAGGACGGCCTGGCCGACGACTTCTCGCTGTACCTGCACCACCCGACCGCCAGCGACCCGGCCATGGCGCCGGAGGGCTGCTCCAGCTTCTACGCCCTGTCGCCGGTGCCCAACCTGAAGACGGCCAACATCGACTGGTCGGTCGAGGGGCCGCGGTACCGCGACAAGATCCTGGCCTATCTGGAGAAGCACTACATCCCGGGCCTTACCGCCGATCTCGTCACCAGCCGCTTTATCACCCCGGACGACTTCGTGACCGACCTCAACGCCTGGAAGGGCGCGGCCTTCTCGCTGGAGCCGATCCTCACCCAGAGCGCCTTCTTCCGCACCCACAACCGCGACGACGTGATCCCCAACCTCTATTTCGTCGGGGCCGGAACACACCCGGGCGCCGGCATCCCCGGCGTGGTCGGCTCGGCCAAGGCGACGGCGGGGCTGATGATCGACGACTACCGGCCCGCATGAGCGACCTCGAGCAGCAAAGCCGCGAGGCGATCCAGAAGGGCAGCAAGAGCTTCGCCGCCGCCGCCGCCTTGTTCGACGCCCAGACCCGGGCCGACGCCGAGATGCTGTACGCCTGGTGCCGCCATTGCGACGACGTGATCGACGGCCAGACCCTGGGCCACGGCATGAGCCCGGTGGCCGACGCCCCGGCCCGGCTGGAGGCGCTGTACGCCCAGACCCGCGCGGCCATGGCCGGCGAAACCCCGACTGACCCGGTGTTCGCCGCCTTTCAGACCGTGGCCCTGCGGCGCGGCATCCCCGAGCGCTACGCCCTGGACATGATCGACGGCTTCGCCATGGACGTGACCGGTCGGCGCTACGCCAACCTGGACGAGCTTCTGGAATACTGCTGGGGCGTGGCCGGGGTGGTCGGGACGATGATGGCCCTGGTCATGGGCGTAAAGCCCGACGCCCTGTCCACCCTGCGCCGCGCCCAGGACCTGGGCCTGGCCTTCCAGCTGACCAACATCGCCCGCGACATCGTCGAGGACGCGCGCAACGGCCGGGTCTATGTGCCCGGCGACTGGCTGGCCGAGCTGGGCGTGCCCAAAGACGCCGTGGCCGATCCGACCCACCGCAGCGCCGTGGCGGTGCTGGCCAAGAGGTTGGTCGACGCCGCGGAGCCCTACTACGCCTCGGCCCGCTGGGGGTTGCGGGACCTGCCGATCCGCTGCGCCTGGGCGATCGGCGCGGCGCGCGGGGTCTATCGGCAGATCGGGCTGGACGTCGTGAAGGCCGGCCCCAGCGCCTGGGACGAACGCGTCGTGGTCAGCGGCCGGATGAAGGCCTGGCGGGCGCTGGAAGGCGGTGTCATGGCGCTGCGCTCGGCGACGCTGGACCGCTGGGGCCAAGCGCCGGAGCGACCGGCGATGTGGTCGCGGATCTAACGTTCAGGCGCAATCCACTTGCCCCCACCTGACCGCTTCGCGGTCTATCCGCCCCCAGAGGGGGCGGAGCCTTCGCGGAGCGCTCTTCCCCCTCCGGGGGAAGACGGTCGCGAAGCGACCCGTAGGGGGCAAGTGCTGGCCGCTCAGCGCCCTACCGCAGCACCCCGCGCCGCGTCATCCACCATGCGTATCCCGTGAAGACCGCCAGCAGCCCCGCGATGACCGCGCTCATGATCCCCATCTGCGGGCCCATGATCCTGCCCCCGTCCGTCAGCAGATAGGTGTAGGCCACGCTGAGCAGGAACGCCGCCAGCGACACGGCCAACACCGGCCAGGCCAGTCGGTGGCGCAGCAGGATCAGCACCGAGCCGGCCAAGGCGCCGAACACGCCGACGGCCCAGTCGATGGTCATCCAGGCGGGCAGGTGCTCGTAGTGGCCGATCTGCTCCGGCGTCATGCCCGCGCTCGCCATATAGGCCGCGCCCTGCGTCATGCTCATCACGAAGTCGAAGACGCCGATGGCGTTGAACAGCACGGCGATGACGCCCACCAGCCAGAGATGCCAAGGGGTTCTGGTCACTGTCTCGGTCATGGTTCCCTCCCCGAAACCGCCGACGGTTGATGGTCTACGGAAGCGCGCCGTCGGCGTCCCGCTCCCGAAGCTTCGCCTTCAGCTCCCGCACCGGCCGCGCCAGCAGGAAGCCGAACGACACCGCGCCATGCTTGGTGTGCACCGCGTGGTGGATCCGGTGGGCCTGGATCAGCTGCTTCCAGTAGCGTGACCGGCCCAGGGGCGCCTTGAACCTTTGGTGCACCATGCCGTCGTGGAACACGAAATAGATCGCGCCATAGGCGGTGATCCCCAGCCCGATCGGCAGCAGCCACGAAACCCCGTGGACGCCGAAATAGATCGCCACGATAGCCGGAACGGCGAACACCACCGCGAACAGGTCGTTGAGCTCGAACAGGCCGGTGCGCGGCTCGTGGTGCGAGCGGTGCCAGGCCCACAACCAGCCGTGCATCACGTAGCGGTGCATGACCCAGGCGAAGCCCTCCATGAAGGCCAAGGCCGCCAGGAACAGGGCCAGGTGCAGACCAAAGGTCGCCATCGTCGTCCCGTCTATCGCCGAATCCGGCGCGCCAACACGTGCGCCAGCACCAGGCCAGCCAGGCCGGCGGCGGTCAGCACGCACCAGGCCTTATACACCGCCCCGACCCCGCCGTCGCGCCAGAGGATCGCCTGATAGGCCTCGATGGCCCAGGCGTGCGGGGTCGCCCAGCCCACCGCCTGCAGCCACGGCGGCATCAGGAAGCGCGGCACCATGCTGCCGCCAATCGCCGCCAGGACCAGGATCACGAAGGTGGACAGCATCTGGGCCTGCTCGCGCGTGCGGCACACCGACACCAGCCCCAGGGCCACGCCCGCCGCGCAGGCGCTGGCCGCCAGGGTGGTCGGCAGCCACAGGGCCGCGTGCTGGACCGCCGCCACGCCGTAGACGATCTGGGCGGTGGCGAAGATCAGCAGCGCCTGGACCGTCCCCTGCCCGACCAGGAACAGGAACTTGCCGCTGACCACCGGTCCCATGCCCGCCGTTCCCGCCAGCAGGCGGTCGGCCACGCCCGTGCTCTGTTCGTCCATCAGGCCCAGCGCGCCCTGCATGGCCGAGAACAGCGCGAACAGGATCATCACCGCCCCGGCATAGTAGGCGATCACTCCGCCGCCGACCTTGGCGTCCTTGACCGCCTCACGCTCGAAGAAGCCGCCGTCGTCGTGGGTCGGGTCCTGGCGCATCAGGGCCGCGGCGCTGTCGGCGTTCTCGACCTGCTCGTCGGTGAAGCCGCCCAGGGCGGGCTCCAGCTGGGTGATCGTGCGGCGCAGGGTGACGTCCGGCAGGGCGTCGGCCAGCACCTGCTGCACCCGGGCCTGGGCCAGGGGCGCGGCGACCGCCCGGCTGGCGTCGGCGATGATCAGGAACGGCTTGTCGGCCGAGGCCGGATCGGCGCGGATCACCAGGCCGGCGTCGGCCTGGCCGGCCTTGACCCGTCGCCGCACCTCGGCCGCCGTCGGGGCGAGCTCGGCGCGGACCTCGGGCGAGCGGACCAGCGCCGCCGCCAGCCGGCCCGAGTCCGGCGTACGGGCCGTGTCGGCCACGGCCAGCTTCAGCTGGATGTCGTCGCCCGTCGTCCCGGCGAACACCGAGGCGAAGATCAGGAACACCAGCGGCGGCAGCAGGAAGGTCATCAGCAACGCGCCGCGGTCGCGCCACAGGTCCAGCGCCATCACCCGCACCATGGCGGCGATCTTCCGCAAGGCCCGCATCACGCCGCCGACGCCCGGCCCGCCACCCGGCTGAACAGCTGGGCCAGGGACGGCGCGCGCACCCGGATCTCGCGCGGGGCCAACCCCGCCTCGCGCAGGCGCTGGTCCAGCCGTCCAGCCGCCGCGTAGCCGTCGACCTCCAGCCGCGTCCACACCGTCGGCCGCGCCGTGCGCTCCAGCCCCTCGGCGACCAGGCGATCCTGGGCGGCGGCGTCGACCTCTTCGGCCAGGTGGACCTGGATCTCCATCCGCTCGCCGAACGCCTCGGCGACCAGGGCTTTCGGCCGCCCCTCGAGCACCAGTTCGCCCTCGCGGAGGAAGCCGACGCGATCGGCCAGGGCCGCGGCCTGGTCGAGGTCATGGGTGGTCATCAGCACGGCCACGCCGAGGTCGCGCAGGCCGCGGATCACCGCGTCCAGCGCCTCGCGGGCGTCCAGATCGACCCCGACGGTGGGCTCGTCCAGGATCAGCAGGCTCGGCTGGTGGACGATCGCCGCGGCGATGTTGGCCCGGCGCTGGTAGCCGCCCGACAGATGCTTGACCGGCACGCGGGCCCGGTCGGCCGTGCGGGTCAGGTCCAGGGCGCGGGCGACGGCCGAGGCCAGGCCGGCGCGCGGCACGTCGGCCAGGACGGCGAAGGTCTCGACGTTCTCGGACACCGTCAGGTTCGGATAGAGGGCGATCTCCTGGGGAACCAAGCCCAAGCCCGCCCGCGCGGCCGGAATGCGGGCGGGATCGCGGCCGTTCAGCCGCGCCGCGCCGCCGTCGGGCCGGATGCGGCCGCAGAGGACGCGGACCAGGGTGGTCTTGCCGGCTCCGTTCGGCCCCAGCAGGGCGTAGATCTCGCCCGGGCGCAGGCCCAGGTCGACGCCGCGCAGCACAGGCCGGCCGCCATAGGCGTGGACCGCGCCGCTAACCGTTGCGATGGGATCCCGCGAAACGGTCTGGGCGGTCACGCCGCCGCCTTGCGCCGGGCGAACAGCTCGCCGACATAGCGGCCCAGCAGCCCGTCGCACCCCGCCAGGGCCAGGGCGCCGGAGGCCTTGGCCAGGTGCGCTTCCATGGCTTGGCCGGCGCCGGCGAGACCCAGGGTCGAGGCCACCGTGGCCATCGCCGCGTCCTTGCCGACGTCCTTGCCCGCCGCTTCGACGGAGCCCTGGGCGTCGATCAGGTCGTCCCGGATCTGGAAGGCCAGGCCGATGTGGCGGGCGAAGACGCCCATCGCCTCGACCACCGCCGGGGACGCACCGGCCACCAGCGCCCCGCCCTGGGCGGCGGCGACGATCAGCACGCCGGTCTTCTCGTGATTGAGCCGCTCCAGGGCCGCCGGGTCGCGCAGTTGGTCGCGGTCGAACAGGTCGCGCGCTTGGCCGGCGATCAGGCCGGAAAAACCCACGGCCTGGGCCGCGCGGCCCGCCAACTCGGCTCGCAGGGACGCCGGCAGGCCCTGGTCGGCGGCGATCACGACATAGGCCTGGTTCAGCAGCCCGACCCCGGCCAGGATCGCCGTGGCCTCGTCGAAGGCCCGGTGGATGGTCGGCAGGCCGCGCCGAAGGCCCGCATCGTCCATCGAAGGCAGGTCGTCCAGGATCAGCGAGGCGGCGTGGATCATCTCGAACGCGCAGGCCACGTCCAGCGCCGCGCCTTCGGGCGCGCCCAGCTCGGCGGCGGCCAGCAGGGTGACCATCGGACGAAAGCGCTTGCCGGGCGCCAGCAGCGAATAGCGCACGGCCTCGACCAGGCGGTCGGGCGCCGAGCCCACGGCCGGCGCCAGTTCGGCCAGCCGTCGGTCCACCCCGGCGCGCAGGGCCTCGACTCTCTGGAGAAAGGCGGCGTGGTCGTCCATCTCGCGGGTCGCGACCTGCTGTCCACCCCGACGCGGGCGGGGGCATTTGAGGGGCGCCCCCGCCGGGCGTCAATCGAAAGCTCCTCGCCCCGGCCCGGGATGACGCGATGAGCGCCGGTCAGCCCCGGCAGAAGCCGAAGAAGCGCTTGATGTCGGCCCGTTCGGCTGGCGTGCGCGCATCCTGCGGATAGGCCCTGTCCTCGACCTGGCTGATCAGGCCGGTCTTCTCGAAGGCGGCCAGCACCGGGTCGGCCAGCGGAATCTGGCCGGTCGCGTCCAGGCCGTCGGCGATCTCCGATGGGATCAGCTTGGCGGCGTAGCGGCCCTGGACCTTGCCGGACCGGAAACGCACGCTCCCGGACCCGGGCTTGCCCTCGGCCAGGTTGGTGAGAAAGCCGACTCTGGTCGCCTTGCGTCGGCACGAGAAGATGATCCCGACCACGTCGCTGTCGGGCAGTCCGTAGGCCAGCCGCTGCTCGGCGTCGGGCGTGGCGAAGGCGTTCCACTTCATGCCGGCGGGCGCGGCCGCCGGTCCCGTCGGCGGGGCGGTCGTCGAGCACGCTCCCAGCACCGCGGCGCTCGCCGCCAACAACAGCCACGCCCCTTGAGGTTTCATGCGGTCTCCCGTTCAGCCGCCGTCGATCTAACCACGTTCGACCGATTTGGCGACGGGCCATCGCGCCGCCTCTCCATGGACGGTTCGCGCCGCGCAAGGCAGGGTGGAGCCAGCCGGGCGGGGGCGGCGTTCAGGAGGAATGTCCATGCCCTCGACCAAAGCCCGCCCCGTCGCCGTCCTCGGCCTGCTCGCCGCCCTGGGCGCCTGCGAGGGCAAGCCGGCCGCGCCGCCGCGAGCGCCGGCCGCCGTGTCGACCACCGCTCCGGCGCCCGCCGCGCCCGCCACATCCGCCGCCATGGCCCGCCC
It encodes:
- a CDS encoding NAD kinase, with the protein product MFQPLPFVTRLTFKASDRPEAQEARERLAVRYGDAGEENAQVIVALGGDGFMLETLHDTLQRQTPIYGMNRGSVGFLMNEYSEDDLLERINVAERAVIHPLAMVAIDANRKQHRALAINEVSLLRQTRQTAKLRISIDGKVRMGELVCDGALLATPAGSTAYNLSAHGPIIPIGAQVLALTPISAFRPRRWRGALLPQTARVTFEVLECDKRPVSAVADNFEVRDVVEVHIAEDSSASLSMLFDAGRSLEERVLTEQFSA
- a CDS encoding phytoene/squalene synthase family protein, which gives rise to MSDLEQQSREAIQKGSKSFAAAAALFDAQTRADAEMLYAWCRHCDDVIDGQTLGHGMSPVADAPARLEALYAQTRAAMAGETPTDPVFAAFQTVALRRGIPERYALDMIDGFAMDVTGRRYANLDELLEYCWGVAGVVGTMMALVMGVKPDALSTLRRAQDLGLAFQLTNIARDIVEDARNGRVYVPGDWLAELGVPKDAVADPTHRSAVAVLAKRLVDAAEPYYASARWGLRDLPIRCAWAIGAARGVYRQIGLDVVKAGPSAWDERVVVSGRMKAWRALEGGVMALRSATLDRWGQAPERPAMWSRI
- the crtY gene encoding lycopene beta-cyclase CrtY is translated as MVSAPPTQRADVVLVGGGLANGLIALRLKSLRPRLRVILLEQGPTLGGEHTWCHFATDVDAVEAGWLRPLIVHRWSGYEVRFPGHQRQLPTDYLAITSERLHQVVGAALGADAWLSATVADVNPHQVTLADGRTIAAGAVIDGRGPRRSPSLALGYQKFVGQGVRLTAPHGLTRPIIMDATVSQEDGYRFVYVLPLDDIRLLIEDTRYSDGPALDRPALRRAIAAYAEAQGWTIAEVEREEDGILPIALGGDIEAYWREAPPQLAEVGLRAVLFQPTTGYSLPDAARLAEAVAALPRVTSASVRACVEARSKTVWRQRRFLRLLNRMLFRACAPQDRYKVLERFYRLSPGLIQRFYAARLTRWDKARILIGKPPVPVSAAIKCIDERSVSGGQDA
- a CDS encoding phytoene desaturase, with translation MTQTKPKAAVIGAGFGGLALAVRLQSSGFDVTVFEGREKPGGRAYVWNDEGFTFDAGPTVITDPDCLKELFALSGRKIEDYVELLPVDPFYRLVWEDGDVFDYVNDQEKLDAQIAARNPADVEGYRRFHAYSEELYQKGYVELGAVPFLDFGAMLANAPALMKLQAWRSVYDKVAGFVKDEHVRQALSFHSLLVGGSPFATSSIYALIHALERRGGVWFPRGGTHALIRALVKLFQDLGGTIHLSAPIQKITTKAGRVTGVIRADGQFEAFDTVASNADVMHTYRHLLADDPRGQKVGKALEAKRWSPSLFVVYFGLKTTHPEIRHHTICFGNRYRELIGEIYGKDGLADDFSLYLHHPTASDPAMAPEGCSSFYALSPVPNLKTANIDWSVEGPRYRDKILAYLEKHYIPGLTADLVTSRFITPDDFVTDLNAWKGAAFSLEPILTQSAFFRTHNRDDVIPNLYFVGAGTHPGAGIPGVVGSAKATAGLMIDDYRPA
- a CDS encoding sterol desaturase family protein, giving the protein MATFGLHLALFLAALAFMEGFAWVMHRYVMHGWLWAWHRSHHEPRTGLFELNDLFAVVFAVPAIVAIYFGVHGVSWLLPIGLGITAYGAIYFVFHDGMVHQRFKAPLGRSRYWKQLIQAHRIHHAVHTKHGAVSFGFLLARPVRELKAKLRERDADGALP
- a CDS encoding DUF2336 domain-containing protein, which gives rise to MSLARSREPADRERLLVGIVEMCDAGQAEGRPTAPEVQILLDSIFMTLVVEAERDIRARLAQSLADAAWAPPALINILALDEIEIARPVIARSPILQDHDLIRLLVQATLEHQIEIARRPQLSPAVVEAILAKDESAVLTALASNPTAQISPEGLRQLVDKARDVVALRSPLARHPNLSGDLAEQLYLWVGRALRDTLTARFQLDPDRMAKAVEAALRGAHSGAEVVDSRPGVEQAEDREEMEAALVEKLDAAGQLRPGYLLRVLRERRLPLFLFALARLGRFDVRQVRRAVDSDRPELLALACSAVGIDRSVFPTILAHVRELNGGRPGGGAEAARKASGAFGPFAPDIAAMAFRRAVSAA
- the folD gene encoding bifunctional methylenetetrahydrofolate dehydrogenase/methenyltetrahydrofolate cyclohydrolase FolD, which codes for MSQARIIDGKAFAAQLREQVAAEVARLKAEHDLTPGLAVVLVGEDPASQVYVRSKGEQTLAAGMHSETHRLPAETSQAELLSLVERLNDDPAIHGVLVQFPVPDHMSQAAIVAAISPDKDVDGLTVTNAGRLASGLPALTACTPAGCMVLLRDVVGDLRGKRAVVVGRSNLMGKPMAQLLLAADCTVTIAHSRTQDLAAVCREADILVAAVGRPQMVKGDWIKPGATVIDVGINRIPKEDGKTRLVGDVDFEAAKGVAGAITPVPGGVGPMTIAMLLANTVSAAKRLNGIAG